A segment of the Nitrospiraceae bacterium genome:
GCCATTACGATCCCGAGCAAGACACCCCGTTGTTCCGCAAGCTGTCGGAGAACTTTGAGCTCTGTGTGACTGGACTGGGATTTGTCCGGTCGGACTTGGACCGCATGCAAGATCCTGCCTGCCGTCGCGTGAAAGATCTGCTTCTCAATTGAAACGACCACGACCGGTTCTCCTCATTCACGGGGGCGCGGGACGCCGCGCCTTAACCGTCGCCCAAGCCGCCTGCCTCGAAAGCGCGTTGGCCGAAGGCCATCGTCTGTTGAAGGCCGGTGTACCGGCGTTGTCGGTCGTCGAAGAAGCGATCCGACTATTGGAAGATTCCGGCCTGTTTAATGCCGGGCGCGGTTCCAATCACCAACTCGATGGTGTGCGGCGAATGGACGCTTCAATCATGGAGGGCCGTGAGCTTCGGGCCGGGGCCGTGGCCTCCATCGAGGGCATCATTCATCCCATTGCCGCCGCACGGCTCGTCATGGAAAAAACCGCGCATGTCCTCCTGGTCGGGAAGTCCGCCAGCCGCTTTGCAAACTACTTCGGATTGGAGCGCGCTCCGCGTCCAAGGCGGCCCACGGCGGTCCGGCCCAAGCAATTGAGACCAGCAGCGGGGGTAAGTCGAACGTTGCAGCTGCATCAGGCCATTGTGAAAACCGGCCGCCTTCGTGCAAGGAGCTTAGGGAAGGAAACGGTGGGGGCAGTGGCGTTGGATTTGAAAGGGACCGTGGCAGCCGGCGCATCGACCGGTGGTGTCGATGTCATGTTGCCTGGTCGAGTCGGCGATACGCCGCTCATTGGCTGCGGTGTCTATGCCGATAATGACGCCGGTGCCGTGTCCATGACCGGATTGGGAGAGAGCATCATTCGGGTTGCCGTCGCCAAAGAAATTGCGGATGGGTTGGCGAGCGGTCTGAGCCCGGTGGCCGCGGCCAACCGCGTGCTGCGAAAAGTTGTAGAGCGCGTTCAGGGCGCCGCCGGCGCCTTGGTGCTCTCCCCGGACGGTCGGTGCACGATTCGTCACAGCACCCCGCATATGATCGCCGGGATTATTGGTCCAGACGGACGAGCCATCGTGCGAGACCGGTTTGCCTAGCGTTGTCAGGGGCTGCTAGAGTGACTTGAGGTCACTGCCTATGTCGGCGCTGTTTCATCTTGCC
Coding sequences within it:
- a CDS encoding isoaspartyl peptidase/L-asparaginase, translating into MKRPRPVLLIHGGAGRRALTVAQAACLESALAEGHRLLKAGVPALSVVEEAIRLLEDSGLFNAGRGSNHQLDGVRRMDASIMEGRELRAGAVASIEGIIHPIAAARLVMEKTAHVLLVGKSASRFANYFGLERAPRPRRPTAVRPKQLRPAAGVSRTLQLHQAIVKTGRLRARSLGKETVGAVALDLKGTVAAGASTGGVDVMLPGRVGDTPLIGCGVYADNDAGAVSMTGLGESIIRVAVAKEIADGLASGLSPVAAANRVLRKVVERVQGAAGALVLSPDGRCTIRHSTPHMIAGIIGPDGRAIVRDRFA